The following are encoded in a window of Streptomyces sp. 11x1 genomic DNA:
- a CDS encoding MGH1-like glycoside hydrolase domain-containing protein: MDRTTQLTARRPGTTTRVRDYVYDPPGSPHRAAAEVLAANWTGRSTVPSRTLYPHQWSWDSAFIAIGLRHVSPLRAQTELETLLAARWGDGRIPHIVFNPSVPLDAYFPSPDFWRSSTAGRAAGAPRTTETSGIVQPPVHALAAWLVHRADPELSRARGFLERVYPGLAAWHRYLLDRRDLGGGGLASVVHPWEQGMDNSPAWDAPLARITPAPARSFRRADLDHGAAEDRPTDLDYGRYVRLAADYRDAGYRDRVGERPGGRSGAGEAEFAVEDPAFNALLIASEHALARIAKELGASGTARHTRAERLTAALVERLWDPAEGMFLCRDVTTGVLIPERGVSGLVPLLLPGLPRDIAATLVRTMHGPHFGLGDTTLLVPSYDLTGEAFDPHRYWRGPAWFNTNWMLERGLRLHGERGRADALRTALLETAVASGFAEYVDPYTGEACGAAGFGWTAALTLDLLHRDDHGRPPARERQRARERHHARHHATDEAGFGRDEVESGTGGAGFGRDETKFGMSDQGGERG, translated from the coding sequence GTGGACCGCACTACCCAGCTCACCGCCCGTCGACCAGGCACGACAACCCGTGTCCGGGACTACGTATACGATCCGCCCGGTTCGCCGCACCGCGCGGCGGCCGAGGTGCTGGCGGCCAACTGGACCGGGCGGTCCACCGTGCCGTCACGCACGCTGTATCCGCACCAGTGGTCCTGGGACTCGGCGTTCATCGCGATCGGCCTGCGGCATGTCTCGCCCCTGCGGGCGCAGACCGAATTGGAGACGCTGCTCGCCGCGCGGTGGGGGGACGGACGGATCCCGCACATCGTCTTCAACCCCTCGGTGCCGCTGGACGCGTACTTCCCGAGCCCCGACTTCTGGCGCTCCTCGACCGCGGGACGCGCCGCCGGCGCCCCACGCACCACCGAGACCTCGGGCATCGTGCAGCCGCCGGTGCACGCGCTGGCGGCATGGCTGGTGCACCGGGCCGACCCGGAGCTGTCCAGGGCGCGCGGCTTCCTGGAGCGGGTCTATCCGGGGCTTGCCGCCTGGCACCGCTATCTGCTGGACCGCCGTGACCTGGGCGGCGGCGGGCTGGCCTCGGTCGTCCACCCCTGGGAGCAGGGCATGGACAACAGCCCCGCCTGGGACGCGCCCCTCGCCCGGATCACCCCGGCCCCCGCCCGCTCCTTCCGCCGAGCCGACCTCGACCACGGCGCGGCCGAGGACCGGCCGACGGATCTGGACTACGGGCGGTACGTGCGGCTGGCGGCGGACTACCGGGACGCGGGGTACCGGGACCGGGTGGGTGAGCGGCCCGGGGGCAGGAGCGGGGCCGGGGAGGCGGAGTTCGCCGTCGAGGACCCGGCGTTCAACGCGCTGCTCATCGCCTCCGAGCACGCCCTCGCCCGGATCGCGAAGGAGTTGGGCGCGTCGGGGACGGCCCGGCACACGCGCGCCGAACGGCTGACGGCGGCCCTGGTGGAGCGGCTGTGGGACCCGGCGGAGGGCATGTTCCTCTGCCGCGACGTCACCACCGGCGTCCTCATCCCCGAGCGCGGCGTCTCCGGCCTCGTCCCGCTGCTGCTCCCGGGTCTCCCCCGGGACATCGCCGCCACCCTCGTCCGCACGATGCACGGCCCGCACTTCGGGCTCGGCGACACCACTCTGCTGGTGCCGTCGTACGACCTGACCGGCGAGGCCTTCGATCCGCACCGCTACTGGCGCGGGCCCGCCTGGTTCAACACCAACTGGATGCTGGAACGGGGACTCAGGCTGCACGGGGAGCGGGGGCGGGCCGACGCGCTACGGACGGCGCTGCTGGAGACGGCGGTGGCGTCCGGGTTCGCCGAGTACGTCGACCCGTACACCGGCGAGGCGTGCGGAGCGGCCGGCTTCGGCTGGACGGCCGCGCTCACCCTCGACCTGCTGCACCGGGACGACCACGGCCGGCCGCCCGCCCGCGAGCGGCAGCGCGCCCGGGAACGGCACCACGCACGGCACCACGCCACCGACGAAGCGGGATTCGGCAGGGACGAGGTGGAGTCCGGCACGGGCGGGGCCGGGTTCGGCAGGGACGAGACCAAGTTCGGTATGAGTGACCAGGGAGGGGAACGGGGATGA
- a CDS encoding ROK family protein produces MGPRQWRHRGRHERRAVKVGSHAGAGDLLELVRSGRATTRGALQQATGLSRATVGQRLDRLFRAGWLREGAGGPVGSPLGGRPSITLEFDDEHAVVLAADLDTRHARAAVLSLTGEIQAEHAGVLLIEEGPDAVLDELGRWFAELLEKAGRPAAAVCGIGLAVPGPVDIDTGRVVQPPIMPGWDGYDIRGRLARAFTDHASGPAGTPVLVDNDANLMAYGEQRAGYADCTAFALVKVSTGIGAGVVVGGSIFRGVDGGAGDIGHIRVPQGAEALCKCGSYGCLAAVASGGAVARRLAEAGVPAASGSDVRDLLVAGHPGATALAREAGRAVGDVLATVVTLLNPGVLMIAGDLAGTPFLTGVRELLYQRALPRSTAHLDVVTSKLGERAGLVGAGALVVEHLYAPERAEQRLVALGV; encoded by the coding sequence ATGGGGCCGCGACAATGGCGGCATCGAGGACGACATGAGCGAAGGGCCGTGAAGGTGGGCAGTCACGCCGGGGCAGGAGATCTGCTGGAGCTGGTCCGCAGCGGCCGGGCCACCACCCGGGGCGCGCTCCAGCAGGCCACGGGCCTCTCCCGGGCGACCGTCGGCCAGCGCCTGGACCGGCTCTTCCGCGCGGGCTGGCTGCGCGAGGGCGCCGGCGGCCCCGTCGGCTCGCCGCTCGGCGGCCGCCCCTCCATCACCCTGGAGTTCGACGACGAGCACGCGGTCGTCCTCGCCGCCGACCTCGACACCCGCCACGCCCGCGCCGCCGTGCTCTCCCTGACCGGCGAGATCCAGGCCGAGCACGCCGGCGTCCTGCTCATCGAGGAGGGCCCCGACGCCGTCCTGGACGAACTCGGGCGCTGGTTCGCCGAGTTGCTGGAGAAGGCGGGCCGCCCAGCCGCCGCCGTCTGCGGGATCGGCCTCGCGGTCCCCGGCCCGGTCGACATCGACACCGGCCGTGTGGTGCAGCCGCCGATCATGCCCGGCTGGGACGGCTACGACATACGAGGCCGCCTGGCCCGCGCCTTTACCGACCACGCGAGCGGCCCCGCGGGGACACCGGTCCTCGTCGACAACGACGCCAACCTCATGGCATACGGGGAACAGCGCGCGGGATACGCCGACTGCACGGCGTTCGCGCTGGTCAAGGTCTCCACGGGTATCGGCGCCGGGGTCGTGGTCGGCGGCTCGATATTCCGGGGCGTGGACGGCGGTGCCGGGGACATCGGCCACATCCGGGTCCCGCAGGGCGCGGAGGCGTTGTGCAAGTGCGGCTCGTACGGCTGTCTGGCGGCGGTCGCGAGCGGCGGCGCCGTGGCCCGACGACTGGCGGAGGCGGGGGTTCCGGCGGCCTCCGGCTCAGATGTGCGGGATCTGCTGGTCGCCGGCCACCCGGGGGCGACGGCCCTCGCGCGGGAGGCGGGCCGGGCCGTCGGGGACGTCCTGGCGACGGTCGTGACCCTGCTGAACCCCGGCGTCCTGATGATCGCCGGCGATTTGGCCGGAACCCCCTTCCTCACGGGCGTCCGCGAACTGCTCTACCAGCGCGCACTGCCCCGCTCCACGGCCCACCTGGACGTGGTGACCTCGAAGCTCGGGGAGCGGGCGGGGCTGGTGGGGGCGGGTGCGCTGGTCGTCGAGCACCTCTACGCGCCGGAGCGGGCCGAGCAGCGGTTGGTGGCGCTCGGGGTGTGA